The Candidatus Binataceae bacterium genome segment TCCACTAGACAGGTGCCAGGCAATACCTTCGTACATTGGATAGCTACAAGCTGCATCAACAAACAAAATTGACAACAATCTTAATAATGTGATTGCAAACCAAATAAACTAACAAGTTATCAAACTAACCATGGCCGCCGCCTCAAATCCCGCCCGAATCCGGCCGTAAACCGCCCCCCGGTCGCTTCCCGTCCCGTCTTGCCCGCCCGCCAGACGGCTGAATCCAAGACTCAGCTTGGCGCACGTATATCCGAGGCGAAATACCGGCAGCTGAAGCTTCCCGCCGTCTTGCGCGGCGTGACAGTTCAGACCCTGGTCGAGCAGGCGATCCTGGAGTTTTTGATCAACCATCCGGAATTGCTGCAGAGCAGTGTCTCCGAAACACTTGCCAAATCATCGCCACGAAAGCCGCGATAGCCAGCAACGGCTCATTCCCGGAATCCTTTCCCAGCCCAGTGTTCCCAGCCTACCCAGTATGCCGCTGATCTGTGTCCAGTAATTCGGCCGAGACCCAAAATCGGTGAAAACCTGTTCGTCCGCCGCCGGTTCAACGGTGAGCATCGGCATGGTTCACCGGGACAACTGGGAGTTCTCGCAGAAGAAGCGCAGCATCTCACGACTGGCGTCGGGTCCACGAGGATCGGTGCAGGACCCAGAAGGGCTCCCCCCTGACCAGGCGTGACCTGCTCCATGCAATACCCACTGCTCCAGGATCGGCCGGCCGTTCTCATCCGCGTGGAGCGTGCGCGTGTAGCTGATCCCGCCTGCAGACTGGCCCCGGCTGATCGTCAGGTGCAACGGCACACCCCCCGTTGACTGGGCAATAACCTGATCTCCGTTCAGCGGGCTGACCGTGTTATCGCAGTCGCCGTGAAATACGATTGTCGGCAATGGTCGTCTTCCCCCTTCCGCCGGCGGCGGTGACCCGCCCTGGCGCATTGCCGAGAAGGCCGAGGTCAGGTCATTTGCGGCACCACATGCAAGTCCGGAATGAACGCAAATTGCGGAGTACAAATCCGGATATGCCGAGCCCATGATGGCGGCCGCGGCGCCGCCTGCTGATAGCCCCGCTACGTAGACGCGAGCCGGATCTACCGCGAATTCATGCATGATTTGTCGCGTGATCCCTGCGATTAGAGAAGGTTCGCCCTTGTCCCGCAACTGGTCGCCGGCTGTAAACCAGTTCCAACATTGCAAGGAATTTGCCGACGATGGTTGCCCGGGATAGGCGACTAGAAAGCCTTGCTCTTCGGCCAATTCATTCATTCGCGTACCAGCCGCGAAGTCATCCGGTGACTGTTTGCAACCGTGCAGCATCACGATAAGTGACAGTGGGTCGCCGCAATAGCCGCTTGGAACGAACAGTTTGTAC includes the following:
- a CDS encoding PHB depolymerase family esterase, giving the protein MPDAMRRFLERFGVRSSGLGLRRTARDRVPCALPDGARFEESTYANAVGCRAYKLFVPSGYCGDPLSLIVMLHGCKQSPDDFAAGTRMNELAEEQGFLVAYPGQPSSANSLQCWNWFTAGDQLRDKGEPSLIAGITRQIMHEFAVDPARVYVAGLSAGGAAAAIMGSAYPDLYSAICVHSGLACGAANDLTSAFSAMRQGGSPPPAEGGRRPLPTIVFHGDCDNTVSPLNGDQVIAQSTGGVPLHLTISRGQSAGGISYTRTLHADENGRPILEQWVLHGAGHAWSGGSPSGSCTDPRGPDASREMLRFFCENSQLSR